A region of Salvelinus alpinus chromosome 6, SLU_Salpinus.1, whole genome shotgun sequence DNA encodes the following proteins:
- the bloc1s2 gene encoding biogenesis of lysosome-related organelles complex 1 subunit 2: MAATGEEAAAMDSISRVPPAHPTVLSLGGSSETRGEPGETAADGQVVPAAPKKPTSSSDGGVETAEEAVEPDINELCTDMFDKMAVFLQGELTGTCEDYRLLENMNKLTSLKYMEMKDISINISRNLQDLNLKYASLQPYLDQINQIEEQVSSLEQAAYKLDTYSKKLEAKFKKLEKR; encoded by the exons ATGGCGGCCACGGGAGAGGAGGCTGCTGCGATGGATAGCATCTCCAGAGTACCCCCGGCCCATCCTACCGTCCTCAGCCTGGGAGGGAGCTCTGAAACCCGGGGAGAGCCTGGCGAGACTGCTGCTGACGGCCAGGTTGTGCCCGCTGCGCCCAAGAAGCCTACCAGCAGCA gtgacgGTGGGGTGGAGACTGCAGAGGAGGCTGTAGAACCAGACATCAATGAGCTCTGTACAGACATGTTCGATAAGATGGCGGTCTTCCTACAAGGAGAACTCACAG GCACCTGTGAGGACTACCGTCTGCTGGAGAATATGAACAAGCTGACCAGTCTGAAGTACATGGAGATGAAAGACATCAGCATTAATATCAGCAGGAACCTGCAGGACCTCAACCTCAAGT ACGCCAGCCTCCAGCCCTATCTAGACCAGATAAACCAGATTGAGGAACAAGTCTCGTCTCTGGAGCAGGCTGCTTATAAACTGGACACCTACTCCAAGAAGCTTG aGGCCAAGTTCAAGAAACTGGAGAAGCGATGA